One genomic segment of Stenotrophomonas sp. 704A1 includes these proteins:
- a CDS encoding molybdopterin molybdotransferase MoeA: MIAYSEALQHLLAAAAPLPAERLPLHAAAGRTLASDIHSGQSLPPFDNSAMDGFALRANGAVFEAGSEFAVQGWQAAGDAGAEGGEGAWEIMTGARMPVGLDTVVPVENVAVLASDDGRPTRIALNGTVKPGQNVRLRGQDVSDGERVLQAGQVLDINARTLLHAIGVGEVAVVAQPKAAVIATGKELVTDATQTLESGQIRDSNRPYLVGRLQAAGAEVVWQGTVGDDVAAFNAVLDEALAAGAQLLISTGAVSAGRYDFVPDALRGRGARIVFHKVAIRPGKPLLFAVLPNGALYFGLPGNPVSAAVGQRFFVEPVLRRLLGLAPEPVLQLPLQADVRTPPGLRFHARARVEVDGQGRLSARVLSGQESFRLMSMLQANAWVVLEGEGDLASAGTPVRVQGWGHHDPVQLASQES, translated from the coding sequence ATGATCGCCTACAGCGAAGCACTGCAGCACCTGCTGGCGGCGGCCGCGCCGCTGCCGGCCGAGCGCCTGCCGTTGCATGCGGCTGCCGGCCGTACCCTGGCCAGTGACATCCACAGCGGGCAATCGTTGCCGCCGTTCGACAACTCGGCGATGGATGGCTTCGCGCTGCGCGCCAACGGCGCGGTATTCGAGGCCGGTAGCGAATTCGCCGTGCAGGGCTGGCAGGCGGCCGGCGATGCCGGCGCCGAAGGCGGCGAGGGTGCCTGGGAAATCATGACCGGCGCACGCATGCCGGTGGGGCTGGATACGGTGGTGCCGGTGGAGAACGTGGCGGTCCTCGCCAGCGACGATGGACGCCCGACCCGCATCGCCCTGAACGGCACGGTGAAGCCGGGCCAGAACGTGCGCCTGCGCGGCCAGGACGTGAGCGACGGCGAGCGCGTGCTGCAGGCCGGGCAGGTGCTGGACATCAACGCGCGCACCCTGCTGCACGCCATCGGCGTGGGCGAAGTGGCGGTGGTGGCGCAGCCGAAGGCCGCGGTGATCGCCACCGGCAAGGAGCTGGTGACGGACGCCACGCAGACGCTGGAATCCGGCCAGATCCGTGACAGCAACCGGCCGTACCTGGTCGGCCGCCTGCAGGCCGCCGGTGCCGAGGTGGTCTGGCAGGGCACGGTGGGCGACGACGTGGCCGCGTTCAATGCGGTGCTGGACGAGGCGCTGGCTGCGGGCGCGCAGCTGCTGATCAGTACCGGCGCGGTGTCGGCCGGCCGTTACGATTTCGTTCCCGATGCGCTGCGTGGCCGTGGCGCGCGCATCGTGTTCCACAAGGTGGCGATCCGCCCGGGCAAGCCGCTGTTGTTCGCGGTGCTGCCCAACGGCGCGCTGTACTTCGGCCTGCCGGGCAACCCGGTCTCGGCGGCGGTGGGCCAGCGCTTCTTCGTCGAGCCGGTGCTGCGCCGCCTGCTGGGGCTGGCACCGGAGCCGGTGCTGCAGCTGCCGCTGCAGGCCGACGTGCGCACGCCGCCGGGCCTGCGCTTCCACGCCCGTGCGCGGGTCGAAGTGGATGGGCAGGGCCGCCTGAGCGCGCGCGTGCTGTCCGGGCAGGAATCGTTCCGTTTGATGTCCATGCTGCAGGCCAACGCCTGGGTGGTGCTGGAGGGCGAGGGCGACCTGGCCAGCGCCGGCACGCCGGTGCGCGTGCAGGGCTGGGGTCACCACGATCCGGTGCAGCTGGCGAGCCAGGAGTCATGA
- the mobA gene encoding molybdenum cofactor guanylyltransferase encodes MTMRTTTILPTDGIVLAGGLSSRMGRDKALLPWRGGTLLEHMRGLLLKAGAERVWVSGHYPAFDGIPDRVTRCGPLGGLYSVCLQMPDGLAWVVPVDTPRLTPQLLQQLKQAHQGQCTIYDGHPLPMLFNVDNESRNLLESMIHDPLGPRSLQALQHRLGAHTVRLAPADESAMVNCNTPAQWEDVAS; translated from the coding sequence ATGACCATGCGCACGACCACGATCCTTCCCACTGACGGGATCGTGCTGGCCGGCGGGCTGTCCAGCCGGATGGGCCGCGACAAGGCGCTGCTGCCATGGCGCGGCGGTACCCTGCTGGAGCATATGCGTGGTCTGTTGCTGAAGGCCGGGGCGGAGCGGGTCTGGGTGAGTGGCCATTACCCGGCATTCGACGGCATTCCGGACCGGGTGACGCGCTGCGGGCCGCTGGGCGGGCTGTACAGCGTGTGCCTGCAGATGCCCGACGGCCTGGCCTGGGTGGTCCCGGTGGACACCCCGCGGCTGACCCCGCAACTGCTTCAGCAATTGAAGCAGGCGCACCAGGGGCAGTGCACGATCTATGACGGGCATCCGCTTCCGATGCTGTTTAATGTGGACAATGAAAGTCGTAATCTCCTCGAATCCATGATCCATGACCCCCTTGGCCCGCGATCCCTGCAGGCCCTGCAACACCGTCTGGGTGCCCACACGGTGCGCCTGGCCCCTGCTGACGAAAGCGCGATGGTGAACTGCAATACCCCCGCCCAATGGGAGGATGTCGCCTCATGA
- a CDS encoding nitrate reductase subunit alpha, whose protein sequence is MSYFLDRLQFFKRDPQPFADGHGFAKSEGRDWENSYRQRWQYDKVVRSTHGVNCTGSCSWKIYVKNGLVTWETQQTDYPRTRPDLPNHEPRGCPRGASYSWYLYSANRLKYPLIRGTLLRLWREARRSMGPVDAWASIVEDKQKARSYKSRRGMGGFVRLQWEEANEIIAASNLYTVKQYGPDRVVGFSPIPAMSMVSYAAGARYLSLLGGACLSFYDWYCDLPPASPQIWGEQTDVPESADWYNSRYIIAWGSNVPQTRTPDAHFFTEARYNGTKTVAICPDYSELAKLTDHWLHPKQGTDAALAFAFGHVILREFHVDSPSPYFQDYCRQYSDMPMLVRLERRDDGRLVAGRFLRASELGGLGEANNPDWKTLAYDENSGQIVVPNGSIGFRWGEKGKWNIEEKESNGADTRLRLSLADGHEGIEAVSFPYFGGIESDGWTAAPAEDVLERNIPVRRLALADGGQTLVATVYDLLLAQYGVDRGFGGGNVARSFDDMVPGTPAWQERITGVSRGEVIEIAREFARTADKTRGRSMIIVGAGMNHWFHNDMNYRGLINMLIMCGCVGQTGGGWAHYVGQEKLRPQTGWQPLAFGLDWSRPPRHMNGTSFFYFNTGQWRYEKLQVDELLSPLADARKYSGSLADLNLRAVRMGWLPSAPQLDRNPLQLVREAEAAGVAPADYALGKFKDGSLDFAFADPDAQQNHPRMMFIWRSNLLGSSGKGHEYMLRHLLGTRHGLQGKDLGEMGAVKPQEVTWRDEAPEGKLDLLVTLDFRMCTTALYSDIVLPTATWYEKDDLNTSDMHPFIHPLSKAVDPAWESRSDWEIFKEVARTVSEMAPGVLGVEKDLVLVPTLHDTPNELGMPFGVADWKKGECEAIPGRTMPSMTVVERDYPNLYRKFTSLGPLLDTLGNGGKGMNWDTRHEVDFLGKLNHTVHEEGVSQGRPAISTAIDAAEVILHLAPETNGHVAVKAWESLGSFTGREHTHLAVGKEHEAIRFRDIQAQPRKIISSPIWSGLEDDNVSYNAGYTNVHELIPWRTVTGRQQFYQDHEWMIDFGEAFMSYRPPVNTRTVEPLLNQRPNGNKEIVLNWITPHQKWGIHSTYSDNLIMQTLSRGGPIVWISEDDARSAGIVDNDWIELFNVNGAIAARAVVSQRVMPGMAMMYHAQERIINVPGSEISGTRGGIHNSVTRIVLKPTHMIGGYAQLAYGFNYYGTCGTNRDEFVIVRKMDKIDWLDGESVPAMAKEVV, encoded by the coding sequence ATGAGTTATTTCCTTGATCGCTTGCAGTTCTTCAAGCGTGACCCCCAGCCCTTTGCCGATGGCCATGGGTTCGCCAAGAGTGAGGGCCGTGACTGGGAGAACAGTTACCGGCAGCGCTGGCAGTACGACAAGGTCGTGCGCTCCACCCACGGTGTGAACTGCACCGGTTCGTGCAGCTGGAAGATCTACGTCAAGAACGGCCTGGTCACCTGGGAGACCCAGCAGACCGACTACCCGCGCACCCGCCCGGACCTGCCCAACCACGAACCGCGTGGCTGCCCGCGCGGCGCCAGCTACTCGTGGTACCTGTACAGCGCCAACCGGCTGAAGTACCCGCTGATCCGCGGCACGCTGCTGCGCCTGTGGCGCGAAGCGCGCAGGAGCATGGGCCCGGTCGATGCCTGGGCCAGCATCGTCGAGGACAAGCAGAAGGCGCGTTCCTACAAGAGCCGCCGCGGCATGGGCGGCTTCGTGCGCCTGCAGTGGGAAGAGGCCAACGAGATCATCGCCGCCTCCAACCTGTACACGGTGAAGCAGTACGGCCCGGACCGCGTGGTCGGCTTCTCGCCGATCCCGGCGATGTCGATGGTGTCCTACGCCGCCGGTGCGCGCTACCTGTCGCTGCTGGGCGGCGCCTGCCTGTCCTTCTATGACTGGTACTGTGATCTGCCGCCGGCCTCGCCACAGATCTGGGGCGAGCAGACCGACGTGCCCGAGTCGGCCGACTGGTACAACAGCCGCTACATCATCGCCTGGGGCTCGAATGTGCCGCAGACGCGCACCCCCGATGCGCACTTCTTCACCGAGGCGCGCTACAACGGCACCAAGACGGTGGCGATCTGCCCGGACTATTCCGAGCTGGCCAAGCTGACCGACCACTGGCTGCATCCCAAGCAGGGCACCGATGCGGCGCTGGCATTCGCCTTCGGCCATGTGATCCTGCGCGAGTTCCACGTCGATTCGCCCTCGCCGTACTTCCAGGACTACTGCCGCCAGTACTCGGACATGCCGATGCTGGTGCGCCTGGAGCGTCGTGACGATGGCCGTCTGGTGGCGGGGCGCTTCCTGCGCGCCAGTGAGCTGGGCGGACTGGGCGAGGCCAACAACCCGGACTGGAAGACCCTGGCCTACGACGAGAACAGCGGCCAGATCGTGGTGCCGAACGGCTCGATCGGCTTCCGCTGGGGCGAGAAGGGCAAGTGGAACATCGAGGAAAAGGAAAGCAACGGTGCCGATACGCGTCTGCGCCTGAGCCTGGCCGACGGTCACGAAGGCATCGAAGCAGTGAGCTTCCCGTACTTCGGCGGCATCGAGAGCGACGGCTGGACCGCCGCCCCGGCCGAAGACGTGCTTGAGCGCAACATTCCGGTGCGCCGCCTGGCCCTGGCCGACGGCGGCCAGACCCTGGTGGCCACGGTCTACGACCTGCTGCTGGCCCAGTACGGTGTGGACCGCGGCTTCGGTGGCGGCAACGTGGCGCGCAGCTTCGACGACATGGTACCGGGCACCCCGGCGTGGCAGGAGCGCATCACCGGCGTGTCGCGCGGCGAAGTGATCGAGATCGCCCGCGAGTTCGCCCGCACCGCCGACAAGACCCGGGGCCGCTCGATGATCATCGTCGGCGCGGGCATGAACCACTGGTTCCACAACGACATGAACTACCGCGGCCTGATCAACATGCTGATCATGTGCGGCTGCGTGGGCCAGACCGGTGGCGGCTGGGCGCACTACGTGGGGCAGGAGAAGCTGCGCCCGCAGACCGGCTGGCAGCCGCTGGCGTTCGGCCTGGACTGGAGCCGGCCGCCGCGGCACATGAACGGCACCTCGTTCTTCTATTTCAATACCGGGCAGTGGCGCTACGAGAAGCTGCAGGTGGACGAGCTGCTGTCGCCGCTGGCGGATGCGCGCAAGTACAGCGGCAGCCTGGCCGACCTGAACCTGCGCGCGGTGCGCATGGGCTGGCTGCCGAGCGCCCCGCAGCTGGACCGCAATCCGCTGCAGCTGGTGCGCGAGGCCGAAGCGGCGGGCGTGGCGCCGGCCGACTATGCACTGGGCAAGTTCAAGGACGGCTCGCTGGACTTCGCCTTCGCCGACCCGGATGCGCAGCAGAACCACCCGCGGATGATGTTCATCTGGCGCTCGAACCTGCTGGGGTCGTCGGGCAAGGGCCACGAGTACATGCTGCGGCACCTGCTGGGGACCCGCCATGGCCTGCAGGGCAAGGACCTGGGCGAGATGGGCGCGGTCAAGCCGCAGGAAGTGACCTGGCGCGATGAAGCGCCGGAAGGAAAGCTCGACCTGCTGGTGACGCTGGACTTCCGCATGTGCACCACCGCGCTGTATTCGGACATCGTGCTGCCGACCGCGACCTGGTACGAGAAGGACGACCTCAACACCTCGGACATGCACCCGTTCATCCACCCGCTGTCGAAGGCGGTGGACCCGGCCTGGGAATCGCGCAGCGACTGGGAGATCTTCAAGGAAGTCGCCCGCACCGTGAGCGAGATGGCGCCGGGCGTGCTGGGCGTGGAGAAGGACCTGGTGCTGGTGCCGACCCTGCACGACACGCCCAACGAACTGGGCATGCCGTTCGGCGTGGCCGACTGGAAGAAGGGCGAGTGCGAGGCGATTCCGGGCCGGACCATGCCGTCGATGACGGTGGTGGAGCGTGACTACCCGAACCTGTACCGCAAGTTCACCTCGCTGGGCCCGCTGCTGGACACGCTGGGCAACGGCGGCAAGGGCATGAACTGGGACACCCGGCATGAGGTCGACTTCCTCGGCAAGCTCAACCACACCGTGCACGAGGAGGGCGTCAGCCAGGGCCGTCCGGCCATTTCGACCGCGATCGATGCGGCCGAGGTGATCCTGCACCTGGCGCCGGAAACCAACGGCCATGTGGCGGTGAAGGCGTGGGAATCGCTGGGCAGCTTCACCGGCCGCGAGCACACCCATCTGGCGGTGGGCAAGGAACACGAGGCGATCCGCTTCCGTGACATCCAGGCACAGCCGCGCAAGATCATCTCCTCGCCGATCTGGTCGGGCCTTGAGGATGACAACGTCAGCTACAACGCCGGCTACACCAACGTGCATGAGCTGATCCCCTGGCGCACGGTGACCGGCCGCCAGCAGTTCTACCAGGACCACGAGTGGATGATCGACTTCGGCGAGGCGTTCATGAGCTACCGCCCGCCGGTCAACACACGCACGGTCGAGCCGCTGCTGAACCAGCGCCCGAACGGCAACAAGGAGATCGTGCTGAACTGGATCACCCCGCACCAGAAGTGGGGCATCCACAGCACCTACAGCGACAACCTGATCATGCAGACGCTGTCGCGCGGTGGCCCGATCGTGTGGATCAGCGAGGACGACGCGCGCAGCGCCGGCATCGTCGACAACGACTGGATCGAGCTGTTCAACGTCAACGGCGCCATCGCCGCGCGTGCGGTGGTCAGCCAGCGGGTGATGCCGGGCATGGCGATGATGTACCACGCCCAGGAACGCATCATCAACGTACCGGGTTCGGAGATCTCCGGTACCCGCGGCGGCATCCACAACTCGGTGACCCGCATCGTGCTCAAGCCCACCCACATGATCGGCGGCTACGCGCAGCTGGCCTATGGCTTCAACTACTACGGCACCTGCGGTACCAACCGCGATGAATTCGTGATCGTGCGCAAGATGGACAAGATCGATTGGCTGGATGGTGAAAGCGTTCCTGCGATGGCCAAGGAGGTGGTGTGA
- a CDS encoding MoaD/ThiS family protein: protein MKQVNLQLFGAFSDLDASREIAVDVAGATVADLRQALRELLPARWPGFRAGLLDYSAFADQQRVLRDHEALPEDGRVAILPPVSGG, encoded by the coding sequence ATGAAACAGGTGAATCTGCAGTTGTTCGGTGCGTTTTCCGATCTGGATGCCAGCCGCGAGATCGCGGTGGACGTGGCCGGCGCTACCGTGGCCGACCTGCGCCAGGCGCTGCGCGAGCTGCTGCCGGCGCGTTGGCCGGGCTTCCGCGCGGGCCTGCTGGACTATTCGGCCTTCGCCGACCAGCAACGCGTGCTGCGTGACCACGAGGCGCTGCCCGAGGATGGCCGGGTGGCGATCCTGCCGCCGGTCAGTGGGGGCTGA
- a CDS encoding NarK family nitrate/nitrite MFS transporter, translating to MTVGSDPVVRSTARSGRVISDWTPEDPGYWERTGKRVATRNLVISIPSLLLAFSVWVLFSAVSISLPKIGFSFSTDQLFWLVALPSLSGATLRIFYSFVIPIFGGRRWTALSTASLLAPTIWLGFAVQNPATPYWVFVAIAILCGFGGANFSSSMSNISFFYPKQKQGLALGLNAGLGNVGVSVAQAVIPLAITVGVFGALGGAPQPTQDGGAPLFLQNAGFIWVPAIAICAIAAWFGMNDLTSARSSFSEQAVIFRRKHNWLMCWLYIGTFGSYIGFSAGFPMLVKSQFPDVNPLAYAFIGPLLGALMRSVGGSMADRWGGARLTFWVFALMIAAVFGVLHFLPSDGQGGHFYGFLLSFMALFVLSGIGNGTTFRMIPVIFRTLHERWSANDSAEGKAAAGHQASIESAAVVGFSGAIGAYGGFFIPKSYGSSITLTGSPDMALYGFVVFYVTCLAVTWWWYYRRGAETPC from the coding sequence ATGACCGTTGGTAGCGATCCTGTTGTCCGCAGCACTGCCCGTTCCGGTCGCGTCATCAGCGACTGGACGCCGGAAGACCCCGGCTATTGGGAGCGCACCGGCAAGCGGGTCGCCACCCGCAACCTGGTCATCTCCATTCCCTCGCTGCTGCTGGCCTTCTCGGTCTGGGTACTGTTCTCGGCGGTGTCGATCAGCCTGCCGAAGATCGGCTTCAGTTTCAGCACTGACCAGCTGTTCTGGCTGGTGGCGCTGCCCAGCCTGTCCGGCGCGACCCTGCGCATCTTCTACTCGTTCGTGATCCCGATCTTCGGCGGCCGCCGCTGGACGGCGTTGTCCACCGCCTCGCTGCTGGCGCCGACGATCTGGCTGGGCTTTGCGGTGCAGAACCCGGCCACGCCCTACTGGGTGTTCGTGGCCATCGCGATCCTGTGTGGCTTCGGTGGCGCCAACTTCTCGTCGTCGATGTCCAACATCTCCTTCTTCTACCCCAAGCAGAAGCAGGGCCTGGCGCTGGGCCTGAATGCCGGCCTGGGCAATGTAGGCGTGTCGGTGGCGCAGGCGGTGATCCCGCTGGCGATCACCGTGGGCGTGTTCGGTGCGCTGGGTGGCGCGCCGCAGCCGACGCAGGACGGCGGCGCGCCGCTGTTCCTGCAGAACGCCGGCTTCATCTGGGTGCCGGCGATTGCGATCTGCGCCATCGCCGCCTGGTTCGGCATGAATGACCTGACCAGTGCGCGGTCCTCGTTTTCCGAGCAGGCGGTGATCTTCCGCCGCAAGCACAACTGGCTGATGTGCTGGCTGTACATCGGCACGTTCGGCTCCTACATCGGCTTCTCGGCCGGCTTCCCGATGCTGGTCAAGAGCCAGTTCCCGGACGTGAACCCGCTGGCCTACGCCTTCATCGGCCCGCTGCTGGGTGCGCTGATGCGCTCGGTGGGCGGCAGCATGGCCGACCGCTGGGGCGGCGCGCGCCTGACCTTCTGGGTGTTCGCGCTGATGATCGCCGCGGTGTTCGGTGTGCTGCACTTCCTGCCCAGCGATGGCCAGGGCGGCCACTTCTACGGCTTCCTGCTCAGCTTCATGGCGCTGTTCGTGCTCAGTGGCATCGGCAACGGCACCACCTTCCGCATGATCCCGGTGATCTTCCGCACCCTGCACGAGCGCTGGTCGGCCAACGACAGCGCCGAGGGCAAGGCCGCCGCCGGGCACCAGGCCAGCATCGAATCGGCCGCGGTGGTCGGCTTCTCCGGTGCGATCGGTGCCTACGGCGGCTTCTTCATTCCCAAGAGCTACGGCTCCTCGATCACGTTGACCGGCAGCCCCGACATGGCGCTGTACGGGTTCGTCGTTTTCTACGTCACCTGCCTGGCCGTGACCTGGTGGTGGTACTACCGGCGCGGTGCCGAGACACCCTGCTGA
- the narH gene encoding nitrate reductase subunit beta produces MKVRAQIAMVLNLDKCIGCHTCSITCKNVWTSREGVEYAWFNNVETKPGIGYPKEWENQEKWNGGWVRTGSGKLVPRAGGRWRMLAKIFANPDLPQIDDYYEPFDFDYQNLHTAKDSPHQPTARPRSLISGERMQKIEWGPNWEEILGSEFSKRSRDYNFNEVQKEIYGAFEKTFMMYLPRLCEHCLNPACVSACPSGAIYKREEDGIVLIDQDKCRGWRMCVSACPYKKIYYNWKSGKSEKCIFCYPRIEMGEPTVCSETCVGRIRYLGVMLYDADRIAEAASVPAEKDLYQAHLDIFLDPSDPAVIAAARKEGIPDSWLESARQSPVYKLAIDWKLALPLHPEYRTLPMVWYVPPLSPIQSAAERGRIGMSGELPDVASLRIPVRYLANMLSAGDEAPVVRALERLMAMRAWRRAKNVDGVEDTAVLDQTGLTVAQAEEMYRYLAIANYEDRFVIPTAHREYANDAFGERGGCGFTFGNGCNGDSPADLFGQRKSTTFVVDNGPNHRRKEVV; encoded by the coding sequence ATGAAGGTCCGTGCACAGATCGCGATGGTGCTGAACCTGGACAAGTGCATCGGCTGCCATACCTGCTCGATCACCTGCAAGAACGTCTGGACCTCGCGCGAGGGTGTGGAGTACGCCTGGTTCAACAACGTGGAAACCAAGCCGGGCATCGGCTACCCGAAGGAATGGGAAAACCAGGAAAAGTGGAACGGGGGCTGGGTGCGCACCGGCAGCGGCAAGCTGGTGCCGCGCGCCGGTGGCCGCTGGCGGATGCTGGCCAAGATCTTCGCCAACCCGGACCTGCCGCAGATCGACGACTACTACGAGCCGTTCGACTTCGACTACCAGAACCTGCACACCGCCAAGGACAGCCCGCACCAGCCGACCGCGCGGCCGCGTTCGCTGATCAGCGGCGAGCGCATGCAGAAGATCGAGTGGGGCCCCAACTGGGAGGAGATCCTCGGCTCGGAGTTCAGCAAGCGCTCGCGTGACTACAACTTCAATGAAGTGCAGAAGGAGATCTACGGCGCCTTCGAAAAGACCTTCATGATGTACCTGCCGCGCCTGTGCGAGCACTGCCTGAACCCGGCGTGCGTGTCGGCGTGCCCGTCGGGCGCGATCTACAAGCGCGAAGAAGATGGCATCGTGCTGATCGACCAGGACAAGTGCCGTGGCTGGCGCATGTGCGTGTCGGCCTGCCCGTACAAGAAGATCTACTACAACTGGAAGAGCGGCAAGTCGGAGAAGTGCATCTTCTGCTACCCGCGCATCGAAATGGGCGAGCCGACGGTGTGTTCGGAAACCTGCGTAGGCCGCATCCGCTACCTGGGGGTGATGCTGTACGACGCCGACCGCATTGCCGAGGCGGCATCGGTACCCGCCGAGAAGGATCTGTACCAGGCCCACCTGGACATCTTCCTGGACCCCAGCGATCCGGCGGTGATCGCCGCCGCGCGCAAGGAGGGCATCCCGGACAGCTGGCTGGAATCGGCCAGGCAGTCGCCGGTGTACAAGCTGGCCATCGACTGGAAGCTGGCCCTGCCGCTGCACCCGGAATACCGCACCCTGCCGATGGTCTGGTACGTGCCGCCGCTGTCGCCGATCCAGTCCGCCGCCGAGCGCGGCCGCATCGGCATGAGCGGCGAACTGCCGGACGTGGCCTCGCTGCGCATCCCGGTGCGCTACCTGGCCAACATGCTGTCGGCCGGTGACGAGGCGCCGGTGGTACGCGCGCTGGAACGGTTGATGGCCATGCGCGCCTGGCGCCGCGCCAAGAACGTGGACGGCGTGGAAGACACCGCCGTGCTGGACCAGACCGGGCTGACCGTGGCCCAGGCCGAGGAGATGTACCGCTACCTGGCCATCGCCAACTACGAGGACCGTTTCGTGATTCCCACCGCCCACCGCGAGTACGCCAACGACGCCTTCGGCGAGCGCGGCGGCTGCGGCTTCACCTTCGGCAACGGCTGCAACGGCGACAGCCCGGCCGACCTGTTCGGCCAGCGCAAGAGCACAACGTTCGTGGTGGACAACGGCCCCAACCATCGCCGCAAGGAGGTGGTGTGA
- a CDS encoding molybdenum cofactor biosynthesis protein MoaE, protein MSGKITAKVVERAQAAIDPAEGIAAVSDPGFGGIDVFIGKVRDLNVGRPVRGISYDLFEPLVLNEIERFAAEIEARFGPRLKLYVAHAKGRLAVGDVAIVVAAGSPHRDEAFRACRQLIEAVKHQCPIWKQEHYEDGDSAWSEGCSLCHADSEPAHDHAHDHDPSH, encoded by the coding sequence ATGAGCGGGAAGATCACGGCGAAAGTGGTGGAGCGCGCGCAGGCGGCGATCGATCCGGCCGAGGGCATCGCGGCGGTGTCCGATCCGGGCTTCGGTGGCATCGACGTGTTCATCGGCAAGGTGCGCGACCTCAATGTCGGGCGGCCGGTACGCGGCATCAGCTATGACCTGTTCGAGCCGCTGGTGCTGAACGAGATCGAGCGCTTCGCGGCGGAGATCGAGGCCCGCTTCGGGCCGCGGCTGAAGCTGTATGTGGCCCACGCCAAGGGGCGGCTGGCGGTGGGCGACGTGGCCATCGTGGTGGCCGCCGGCAGCCCGCACCGCGATGAGGCGTTCCGTGCCTGCCGGCAGCTGATCGAGGCGGTGAAGCACCAGTGCCCGATCTGGAAGCAGGAGCATTACGAAGACGGCGACAGCGCGTGGAGCGAAGGCTGCAGCCTGTGCCATGCGGACAGCGAGCCCGCACATGACCATGCGCACGACCACGATCCTTCCCACTGA